The following coding sequences are from one Veillonella rodentium window:
- the rimO gene encoding 30S ribosomal protein S12 methylthiotransferase RimO, protein MSKLLGYVSLGCAKNLVDTEVMLGLLKDNGYTITENLIEADLIVVNTCTFIEKAKVESINTILEVAQYKQDGACKGLIVAGCLSQQYQDELFQEIPEIDALIGTGAWDQVMVAVDAIEHGNRSCIMENITNIYDERMPRIQTTPRYSAYVKIAEGCNNGCTFCIIPKVRGAFRSRTIQSIKTEVERLAAAGVKEIVLIAQDTTSYGIDLNDGKPLLTNLLKELTAVDGIEWIRMLYLYPTFFSDELLDLIVNEPKLCKYVDIPLQHVNNDILKQMNRRDDRSDIERLLKKIRNAPTHITLRTSIIVGFPGETDEQFEELCDFVKDIKFDNMGVFTYSQEEGTPAGAREDQVPEDIKEERYHTLMSIQAAISEENNRNLEGTVDYAMIEEIEEGEHNTLLAKGRLKSQAPDVDGNMYIEDCGDQIKPGDILKVQVEQGFAYDVVAIVVE, encoded by the coding sequence ATGAGTAAATTGCTAGGGTATGTCAGCCTAGGTTGTGCTAAAAATTTAGTGGATACAGAGGTAATGTTGGGCCTATTAAAGGATAATGGGTATACAATTACAGAGAATTTGATCGAAGCGGACCTGATCGTTGTCAATACATGTACTTTTATTGAAAAAGCGAAGGTGGAATCTATTAACACGATTCTTGAGGTCGCTCAATACAAGCAGGATGGGGCCTGTAAGGGTCTTATTGTAGCCGGATGTCTCAGTCAACAGTATCAGGATGAACTGTTTCAGGAAATCCCCGAAATTGATGCCCTCATAGGTACCGGTGCATGGGATCAGGTAATGGTGGCCGTTGATGCTATTGAGCATGGCAATCGCAGTTGTATCATGGAAAATATTACTAATATCTATGATGAACGGATGCCTCGTATACAGACGACTCCTCGTTACAGCGCATATGTTAAAATTGCCGAAGGCTGTAACAACGGTTGTACGTTCTGCATTATTCCGAAGGTACGTGGCGCTTTTCGTAGCCGTACGATACAATCCATTAAGACCGAGGTTGAAAGACTGGCCGCCGCAGGGGTTAAGGAAATTGTTCTTATCGCTCAAGATACAACCAGTTATGGTATCGATTTAAACGATGGGAAACCGTTGTTGACGAATCTGCTGAAAGAGTTGACTGCAGTGGACGGTATTGAATGGATTCGTATGCTTTACCTGTATCCGACATTCTTTTCCGATGAACTTCTGGATCTTATTGTTAATGAACCGAAACTTTGTAAGTATGTAGATATTCCGTTACAACATGTGAATAATGATATTCTGAAGCAGATGAACCGTCGTGATGACCGCAGTGATATCGAGCGTTTATTGAAGAAAATCAGAAATGCGCCGACACATATTACATTGCGCACATCTATTATCGTCGGTTTCCCGGGGGAAACGGATGAGCAATTTGAAGAATTATGCGATTTTGTGAAAGATATCAAGTTTGATAATATGGGCGTGTTTACATATTCCCAGGAAGAAGGTACACCGGCCGGTGCTCGAGAAGATCAAGTGCCGGAGGATATCAAGGAAGAACGATATCATACGCTCATGTCCATTCAGGCGGCTATTTCAGAGGAGAATAACCGGAATCTGGAAGGTACCGTTGATTACGCAATGATTGAGGAAATCGAAGAGGGGGAACACAACACCTTACTCGCTAAGGGGCGTTTGAAATCACAGGCTCCCGATGTGGATGGAAATATGTATATCGAGGACTGCGGCGATCAAATAAAACCGGGGGATATCCTCAAGGTGCAGGTGGAACAGGGCTTTGCATATGATGTGGTGGCTATAGTTGTAGAGTAA
- a CDS encoding competence/damage-inducible protein A, producing MIVELISTGSELLLGDTVNTNVSWLAQELNKLGYTIAYQSVVGDNPKRMAEVFQNAAHRADIVISTGGLGPTQGDITRNVLADSIGRLVVFSSEAMAEVQDFFKRVNRAIPDASRREAQLPERAEVLHNPVGVAPGVVVEDGDTTYFLLPGPPGEMKGMFQESVIPYLERRFGSQGVVTSYRYGVYDIREIDLEKTLMDLIKSQSNPTIALLIKKGYIEVRITAKAETMEKAQLLLNPWDAIIRERLGNRIGRNLSVSMEETLSKTLLDEEATISTAESCTAGLVGKLLTNVSGSSEYYMGGIISYSNDVKHRVLCVPEDMLNTYGAVSEEVAKAMAEGARSVGQTTYAVSITGIAGPGGGSSEKPVGLVWFGISGPYGTVAHKANLIGNREDIRQSAAELALYYAYIYITEKGK from the coding sequence ATGATTGTAGAGCTTATATCTACAGGCTCAGAGTTATTGCTGGGGGATACGGTGAACACCAATGTATCCTGGTTGGCTCAAGAATTAAATAAATTAGGTTATACTATTGCCTATCAGTCCGTTGTAGGTGATAATCCAAAGCGCATGGCGGAGGTCTTTCAAAATGCCGCACATCGTGCCGATATAGTTATCAGCACGGGCGGATTGGGTCCCACTCAAGGGGATATTACGCGCAATGTCTTGGCCGATTCCATCGGTCGTCTCGTTGTATTCAGTTCGGAAGCGATGGCGGAGGTACAAGATTTTTTTAAGCGGGTGAACCGTGCTATACCCGATGCAAGTCGTCGCGAAGCACAATTGCCGGAAAGGGCCGAGGTTCTTCATAATCCTGTAGGTGTGGCGCCCGGGGTTGTGGTAGAGGATGGTGATACGACTTATTTCTTATTGCCGGGGCCGCCGGGTGAGATGAAAGGCATGTTTCAGGAAAGTGTCATTCCATATTTGGAGCGGCGTTTCGGTTCTCAAGGCGTGGTGACATCGTATCGCTATGGCGTATATGATATTCGAGAAATCGATTTGGAAAAGACCTTGATGGACCTTATCAAGAGTCAATCTAATCCGACCATTGCACTACTTATTAAAAAAGGCTATATCGAGGTTCGCATTACCGCAAAAGCGGAAACAATGGAAAAGGCGCAGCTTTTACTCAATCCTTGGGATGCGATTATACGAGAACGGTTAGGTAATCGTATCGGTCGGAATTTATCGGTATCCATGGAGGAAACTCTAAGCAAAACTTTGCTTGACGAAGAGGCTACAATAAGTACGGCTGAATCCTGTACCGCAGGATTAGTCGGTAAACTATTAACTAATGTGAGTGGTAGCAGTGAATACTATATGGGGGGGATAATCTCCTATAGCAATGATGTAAAGCATCGTGTTTTGTGTGTGCCTGAGGATATGTTGAATACATACGGTGCGGTCAGTGAAGAAGTGGCAAAGGCCATGGCTGAAGGCGCGCGTTCTGTAGGTCAGACGACATATGCCGTATCCATTACGGGCATTGCAGGCCCCGGTGGCGGCAGTTCCGAAAAGCCAGTAGGTCTTGTATGGTTCGGTATATCCGGCCCGTACGGCACGGTGGCGCATAAGGCGAATTTGATCGGAAATCGTGAAGATATCAGACAAAGTGCGGCAGAGCTCGCATTATATTATGCTTATATTTATATAACAGAAAAGGGGAAATAG
- a CDS encoding helix-turn-helix domain-containing protein yields MAELGEELRRERVRRNLTFKDVEQALHIKTTYLEAIEDGNYDVIPGRVYVKGFIRNYGNYLDLDGDRLVAAYQNQVGDIDTFSVRPVSRYKVQSKPTLVQSEYAEYQTTKKRMSLETRQRKRQRSIVQERIILGVILLCMAIFLLWLFLF; encoded by the coding sequence ATGGCTGAATTAGGCGAAGAATTACGCCGGGAACGGGTGCGACGTAATTTAACTTTTAAAGATGTAGAACAAGCGCTGCATATTAAAACTACCTATTTAGAGGCTATCGAAGACGGTAATTATGATGTGATTCCCGGACGGGTCTATGTAAAAGGTTTTATACGAAATTACGGGAATTATCTGGATTTAGACGGGGATCGACTGGTAGCGGCCTATCAAAATCAGGTCGGTGATATAGATACGTTTTCTGTACGTCCCGTGTCGAGATATAAGGTACAGTCGAAGCCTACACTGGTACAGAGTGAATATGCGGAATATCAGACGACTAAAAAGCGTATGTCATTGGAAACGCGTCAGCGTAAACGACAGCGCTCTATCGTACAGGAACGCATTATCTTAGGCGTGATTCTGCTCTGTATGGCTATATTTTTATTATGGTTATTTTTATTCTGA
- a CDS encoding ABC transporter substrate-binding protein, with amino-acid sequence MKRWIAPGILALFVIAMLGYGGYYYHQEQLEQAKQPVRGEITVYTDLPNSLTSLLAEKYQEEQNVKVTILPLTEEQMAQRTASPLADTSGDVVLTSEDNLVIGTNNGKYVPIVNEHSDEVRDNLKDPNGYWVGLWYDPVVFVQNENFYNGIGKYITTWDTLAKQGDWSVIMTDFVASQNAANLLYNMVEYKGEPETLAYLYGLKPHVVQHAKFLSTPIRLTALGETNIGIGNLSDAAQYVHQGYPIKIIYPVDGTSYYVTGGAVLKNSKHKNDSVEFINWLLSTKTAKFMVANNFTYMFTNPELIEPKDSLEHELVLWPVNGGYTMEGKKLLLNHWVSQVRFRKE; translated from the coding sequence ATGAAACGATGGATTGCACCGGGGATATTGGCCCTATTTGTGATTGCCATGTTAGGTTATGGTGGATATTACTATCATCAGGAACAACTTGAGCAGGCGAAACAGCCTGTTCGCGGAGAAATTACCGTATATACGGATCTGCCTAACAGTTTAACGAGCTTATTGGCCGAAAAGTATCAGGAAGAACAAAATGTTAAAGTGACGATTCTGCCTCTTACGGAGGAACAAATGGCACAACGTACCGCATCACCCTTAGCGGATACGTCCGGAGATGTGGTGTTGACTTCTGAAGATAATCTTGTTATCGGTACCAATAACGGGAAATATGTACCTATCGTAAATGAACATAGTGATGAGGTTAGAGATAATCTGAAGGATCCTAACGGCTATTGGGTGGGCCTTTGGTATGATCCGGTCGTATTTGTACAAAATGAAAACTTTTACAATGGTATAGGTAAATATATTACCACTTGGGATACATTGGCGAAACAAGGTGACTGGTCCGTGATTATGACGGACTTTGTGGCGTCTCAAAATGCGGCTAATCTGCTTTACAATATGGTTGAGTATAAAGGTGAGCCGGAAACGTTGGCGTATTTATACGGTTTGAAACCTCATGTGGTGCAACATGCTAAATTCTTGTCTACGCCTATCCGATTAACCGCGTTAGGTGAAACAAATATCGGTATCGGTAATCTTTCCGATGCCGCTCAATATGTACATCAGGGCTATCCTATAAAGATTATCTACCCCGTAGACGGTACATCCTACTATGTGACGGGCGGGGCAGTGCTGAAGAATTCCAAGCATAAAAACGATAGTGTTGAATTTATCAATTGGCTATTATCGACAAAAACTGCGAAGTTTATGGTGGCTAATAACTTTACTTATATGTTTACGAATCCGGAACTTATCGAGCCGAAAGATTCCCTTGAACATGAACTGGTTTTATGGCCTGTAAATGGCGGTTATACCATGGAAGGTAAAAAGTTGCTATTAAATCATTGGGTCAGTCAGGTTCGATTCCGTAAGGAGTAA
- a CDS encoding YgiQ family radical SAM protein, whose amino-acid sequence MDRFLVTEPSEMQERGWAELDFVLISGDAYVDHPSFAPAVIGRYLESKGYRVGIIAQPDWNDVSAFKKLGKPRLASLVTAGNLDSMLNKFTAAKKVRREDDYSPGGESGHRPDRATLVYANRMKEAFNDVPLIIGGIEASLRRFAHYDYWSDTVRRSILVDSKADVLVYGMGELQIAELADALDKGQFKESLPFIRGICYMSKDIPMLEYVECPSFESVKADKMAFADAFRIQYDEQDPFYGQTVVQKHGDRYLIQNTPALPLTQEQMDSVYNLPYTRKWHPKYDEKGGVPALSEVQFSLVSHRGCFGSCSFCAITNHQGRIIQNRSHESLIDEAHTMINMDNFKGYIHDVGGPTANFRHLACDKQAVFGACKGRTCAAPEPCENLNTNHDDYIALLRKLRKLKGVKKVFVRSGLRYDYVLADNNKDFVRELCEFHVSGQLKVAPEHVSKRVTTMMGKAGKEEFLLFKSWFEEANQKLGKKQYLVPYFMSSHPGCSLEDAIELAEFLRDHHMYPEQVQDFIPTPGSLSTCMYYTGINPLDGKPVYVAKKGRDKAKQRALMQFKNVENYDLVKEALIEANRRDLIGFGPKCLIPPRPIGRNNERHSGQRSSGGRFNHKKKSNVKKRDGATGWNSNSSGQNTRTGAKRKSR is encoded by the coding sequence ATGGATAGATTTTTGGTGACAGAGCCTTCTGAAATGCAGGAACGGGGATGGGCTGAGTTGGATTTTGTCCTCATCAGCGGGGACGCATATGTAGACCATCCGTCTTTTGCTCCGGCGGTCATAGGCCGATACCTGGAGTCTAAAGGTTATCGCGTAGGCATTATAGCTCAACCTGACTGGAATGATGTATCAGCTTTCAAAAAGCTGGGAAAACCGCGTCTGGCATCTCTTGTGACCGCCGGTAATTTGGATTCGATGCTCAATAAATTCACGGCGGCAAAGAAGGTACGTCGTGAAGATGATTATTCTCCGGGAGGCGAATCGGGACATCGACCTGACAGAGCGACCTTGGTGTATGCGAATCGCATGAAGGAAGCCTTTAATGATGTGCCGCTTATAATCGGTGGTATTGAGGCATCGTTGCGACGTTTTGCCCATTATGACTACTGGTCTGATACGGTGCGCCGGTCCATTCTGGTAGATTCCAAGGCGGATGTGCTTGTGTATGGCATGGGGGAGCTACAGATTGCCGAGCTTGCCGATGCACTTGACAAGGGACAGTTCAAAGAATCATTGCCATTTATACGCGGTATCTGTTATATGTCCAAGGATATTCCTATGCTGGAGTATGTAGAATGTCCTTCGTTTGAATCTGTGAAAGCCGATAAAATGGCTTTTGCCGATGCATTCCGGATTCAATATGATGAACAGGATCCGTTCTACGGACAGACGGTAGTGCAGAAGCATGGAGACCGCTATCTCATTCAGAATACACCGGCTTTACCGTTAACGCAGGAACAAATGGATAGTGTTTATAACCTTCCATACACCCGTAAATGGCATCCTAAATACGATGAGAAGGGCGGTGTGCCGGCGTTGAGCGAAGTGCAGTTTAGTCTTGTCAGTCATCGCGGCTGTTTTGGCAGCTGTTCATTCTGTGCCATTACAAATCATCAGGGGCGAATTATTCAGAATCGCAGTCATGAGTCCTTAATCGATGAAGCTCATACGATGATTAACATGGATAACTTCAAGGGCTATATTCATGATGTGGGTGGGCCGACGGCAAATTTCAGACATCTGGCGTGTGATAAACAGGCCGTGTTCGGTGCTTGTAAAGGCCGTACCTGTGCCGCTCCCGAACCTTGTGAAAATTTGAATACCAATCATGATGATTACATTGCGTTGTTGCGTAAACTGCGTAAGCTGAAGGGGGTAAAAAAGGTATTTGTCCGATCCGGACTACGTTATGATTATGTATTGGCGGACAATAATAAGGATTTTGTACGGGAACTTTGCGAGTTTCATGTGAGCGGACAGCTGAAAGTGGCCCCTGAACACGTATCAAAACGCGTGACGACAATGATGGGGAAGGCCGGTAAAGAAGAGTTTTTACTCTTTAAGTCATGGTTTGAAGAAGCTAATCAAAAACTCGGTAAAAAGCAGTATTTAGTTCCTTATTTTATGAGTTCTCATCCGGGATGCTCTCTGGAGGATGCTATTGAATTAGCCGAGTTTTTACGAGATCATCATATGTATCCGGAACAGGTGCAGGATTTTATTCCAACACCGGGGAGTTTGTCTACGTGTATGTATTATACGGGGATTAATCCTCTTGACGGAAAGCCTGTATATGTGGCGAAAAAAGGTCGGGATAAGGCGAAACAGCGAGCATTAATGCAGTTTAAGAATGTTGAAAATTATGATTTGGTGAAGGAAGCTTTAATCGAAGCCAATCGTCGAGATTTGATAGGATTCGGGCCCAAATGTTTAATACCGCCTAGACCGATTGGACGCAATAATGAACGTCACAGCGGTCAACGCAGCTCCGGAGGACGTTTTAATCATAAGAAGAAATCTAATGTAAAAAAACGTGACGGAGCGACCGGATGGAACAGTAACAGCTCTGGACAGAATACACGCACAGGAGCTAAACGAAAGAGTAGATAA